AAAAGAAAAGCAGTTCGGGTTCTAAATTCGAGTTCGCCTCCGGCAGAATGAGAACGAGAAACCCGACACCCGTCTATGGCGCTGTCAATGGCGCCGTCAGGAGTCTCTCCTGACAGCGCTGGAAAACTTCATTAGTCTGCAAATTGCCACCGGCGGTTGATTCGACCGTCGCCCCGATAACCTTTCCTACACCGACTCTCGTATCGCCAGGTAACTGCGGTAGCGATACTCCGGTATCCTGCCGCTTTCCACCGCCGCTTTCACGGCGCAATCCGGCTCCGGACCATGGGCGCATCCCGGAAAACGACAGGCCGCGGCATATTCGAAAAACTCCGGATAATGATTGACCACATCCTCTTTCTCCAAATCCCAGATGCCGAGCACTTTTAAACCGGGACTATCCACCACAAAGCCGCCGCGAGGAAGCTCAAATAGCTCCACCACCGTGGTAGTATGTATCCCCCGGTCGGTATGCTCGGAAACTTCCCCTTCTTTCAGGCTCAATCCTGGTATAAGACAATTAATCAGCGCCGTCTTACCGACCCCGGAGTGACCGGCAAATATGGTGCGGTGCCCCTTTAATGCCTCGGTAAGAGATTCCAATCCCTCGCCGCTTTTTGCCGAGACAAAATAAATAGGAATCTTTATCGCCTCATACCCTCGTTTCAGTTCCTGCAGGATTTCCGGCCTATCCAGGTCGGTCTTATTTATAATTATCAGCGGAGTCAGATTGCCGATATCGGCCGAAATCAGGAAACGGTCAATCAGTCCCGGTTTGAGGGGGGGATTCTTGACCGAAGCCACCGCCGCCAGCTGGTCAATATTGGCGGCAATTACCTGTTTCTTGGAGATATTCCCTTTGGCCGGGCGAAAGAACATGCTTCGCCGCGGCTTGATATTCTCGATAACTCCGGCGCCTTCCTTGTCCCGCGCGAATTCGACATCATCGCCAACCGCCACGGCGGCGACGGCGTCACTTTTGAAGCGG
This DNA window, taken from Candidatus Zixiibacteriota bacterium, encodes the following:
- the rsgA gene encoding ribosome small subunit-dependent GTPase A, with the protein product RFKSDAVAAVAVGDDVEFARDKEGAGVIENIKPRRSMFFRPAKGNISKKQVIAANIDQLAAVASVKNPPLKPGLIDRFLISADIGNLTPLIIINKTDLDRPEILQELKRGYEAIKIPIYFVSAKSGEGLESLTEALKGHRTIFAGHSGVGKTALINCLIPGLSLKEGEVSEHTDRGIHTTTVVELFELPRGGFVVDSPGLKVLGIWDLEKEDVVNHYPEFFEYAAACRFPGCAHGPEPDCAVKAAVESGRIPEYRYRSYLAIRESV